One window of the Emcibacter sp. genome contains the following:
- a CDS encoding ABC-F family ATP-binding cassette domain-containing protein, translated as MAPPLLTLQDISLRYGPDPLFDGVELYIGERDRICLVGRNGSGKSTLMKVIAGSVEADSGEHFVQPGTHITYLEQEPDLSQWKTVRDYVETGLPEASRDDLFQVDIILEDIGLEADLETANLSGGERRRAAIARALVSEADILLLDEPTNHLDIATIEWLENKLREFRGALVIISHDRTFLNNLTNCTFWLDRGKVRRLDKGFAHFEEWAETILEQERVERAKLDKLIEKETDWSHKGITARRKRNMGRMRALWALRDERAKQIKETGQVKLETDSGKSSGKKVIEAHKVYKSYGDKIILEDFSLRILRGDRIGIIGPNGAGKSTLLKILTKEIEPDQGTVKLGTNLEPTYLDQQRGLLKDSNTVWETLSDGGDHIMVRGHSKHIISYMKEFLFDAGQAHTQVSALSGGERNRLLLAKTLAMPTNFLILDEPTNDLDMDTLDLLQETLNDYDGTLLLVSHDRDFLDRIVTSTIVMEGDGKITEYAGGYQDYLRQRSNVTPQTDAEPVKTQKTEAAKPVQRESKKLSFKHRDRLAKLPGEMAALEQRIAKIGAKLGEPDFYTKDPNGFALLSKDLEKSQTDLAAKEEEWLELEMLREEIDSQ; from the coding sequence ATGGCGCCCCCCTTACTGACACTACAGGATATTTCCCTTCGTTACGGCCCTGATCCGCTGTTTGACGGCGTCGAGCTTTATATCGGCGAACGTGACCGCATCTGCCTGGTCGGCCGTAACGGCTCCGGCAAATCCACCCTGATGAAAGTCATCGCCGGATCCGTCGAGGCGGACAGCGGCGAGCACTTTGTCCAGCCGGGCACCCATATCACCTATCTGGAGCAGGAACCCGATCTGTCACAGTGGAAGACCGTGCGCGACTATGTGGAGACCGGCCTGCCGGAAGCCTCCCGCGACGATCTGTTCCAGGTGGATATCATTCTGGAAGACATTGGCCTCGAGGCCGACCTGGAAACAGCCAACCTGTCCGGCGGCGAGCGCCGCCGGGCCGCCATCGCCCGGGCCCTGGTCAGCGAGGCCGACATCCTGCTGCTGGATGAGCCCACCAACCATCTGGACATCGCCACCATCGAATGGCTGGAAAACAAGCTTCGCGAATTCCGCGGCGCGCTGGTGATCATCAGCCATGACCGCACCTTCCTCAATAACCTGACCAACTGCACCTTCTGGCTCGACCGCGGCAAGGTGCGCCGTCTGGACAAGGGCTTTGCCCATTTCGAGGAGTGGGCTGAAACCATCCTCGAACAGGAGCGGGTTGAACGGGCCAAGCTGGACAAGCTGATCGAGAAGGAAACCGACTGGTCGCACAAGGGCATCACCGCCCGGCGCAAACGCAACATGGGCCGCATGCGGGCCCTGTGGGCGCTCAGGGATGAACGGGCCAAACAAATCAAGGAAACCGGCCAGGTCAAGCTGGAAACCGACAGTGGTAAAAGCAGCGGCAAAAAGGTGATCGAGGCGCACAAGGTCTATAAATCCTATGGCGACAAAATAATTCTCGAGGATTTCTCCCTGCGCATCCTGCGCGGCGACCGCATTGGCATCATCGGCCCCAACGGCGCAGGAAAATCGACCCTGCTGAAAATCCTGACCAAGGAAATCGAGCCCGACCAGGGCACAGTCAAGCTGGGCACCAATCTGGAACCCACCTATCTGGATCAGCAACGCGGTCTTTTGAAAGACAGCAACACAGTCTGGGAAACGCTGAGCGACGGCGGCGACCACATCATGGTACGCGGTCATTCAAAACACATCATTTCCTATATGAAGGAATTCCTGTTTGACGCTGGGCAGGCCCACACCCAGGTAAGCGCCCTCAGCGGCGGCGAGCGCAACCGGCTGCTGTTGGCCAAGACCCTGGCCATGCCGACCAATTTCCTGATCCTCGACGAACCGACCAACGATCTGGATATGGACACGCTGGACCTGCTGCAGGAGACTCTCAACGATTATGACGGCACCCTGCTTCTGGTCAGCCATGACCGCGATTTCCTCGACCGGATCGTCACCTCCACCATCGTTATGGAAGGCGACGGCAAGATCACCGAATATGCCGGCGGCTATCAGGACTATCTGCGCCAGCGCAGCAATGTGACACCACAGACAGATGCCGAACCGGTCAAAACACAAAAGACAGAAGCTGCAAAGCCGGTCCAGCGGGAAAGCAAAAAACTCAGCTTCAAACACAGGGACCGGCTTGCCAAACTGCCCGGTGAAATGGCGGCGCTGGAACAGCGAATTGCAAAAATCGGAGCCAAACTGGGGGAACCGGACTTTTACACCAAAGACCCGAACGGTTTTGCCCTGCTGTCAAAGGATCTGGAAAAGTCCCAGACCGACCTAGCCGCCAAAGAAGAAGAATGGCTGGAGCTTGAAATGCTGCGCGAGGAAATCGACAGCCAATAA
- the msrP gene encoding protein-methionine-sulfoxide reductase catalytic subunit MsrP, producing the protein MLIKSPKPYDVTENETTSQRDYFSRRDFIRDASRLGLMAGAASLVPTGAQTMERGKQFANLEARQNFAPGEKLTPYQAVTTYNNFYEFGTGKDDPAKNAHTLQPRPWTVEVGGHVDKPGIYDVDDLIKNSRLEDRIYRFRCVEAWSMVIPWVGIPLADLIERFSPTSKAKYVRFETLVDKEQMPGQRRRVIDWPYVEGLTMAEAINPLTLMAVGLYGEVLPNQNGAPIRLVVPWKYGFKSIKSIVKIDFTDRQPFNSWQKLAPHEYGFYANVDPNVDHPRWSQAKERRIGEFFRRDTLPFNGYGEEVAHLYAGLNPEKLY; encoded by the coding sequence ATGTTGATCAAAAGCCCGAAACCTTACGATGTCACGGAAAATGAAACCACGTCACAGCGGGACTATTTCTCGCGGCGGGATTTCATTCGCGATGCCTCCCGCCTCGGCCTGATGGCCGGGGCCGCCAGCCTTGTACCGACTGGCGCACAGACGATGGAGCGGGGCAAACAGTTTGCCAATCTCGAGGCGCGGCAGAATTTTGCTCCGGGAGAGAAACTCACGCCCTATCAGGCCGTGACCACCTATAACAATTTTTATGAGTTCGGCACCGGCAAGGATGATCCGGCAAAGAACGCTCACACCCTGCAACCCCGCCCCTGGACGGTGGAGGTCGGCGGCCATGTGGACAAGCCGGGCATCTATGACGTGGACGACCTGATTAAAAACAGCCGGTTGGAGGATCGTATCTATCGGTTCCGCTGTGTCGAGGCCTGGTCCATGGTCATCCCTTGGGTGGGCATTCCGCTGGCTGATCTGATCGAGCGCTTTTCACCCACCTCGAAAGCGAAATACGTACGGTTCGAGACCCTGGTGGACAAGGAACAGATGCCGGGCCAGCGCCGCCGGGTGATAGACTGGCCCTATGTGGAGGGCCTGACCATGGCCGAGGCTATAAATCCGCTGACGCTGATGGCGGTGGGACTATATGGCGAAGTACTGCCCAACCAGAACGGCGCGCCGATCCGGCTGGTGGTGCCATGGAAATACGGATTCAAATCCATCAAATCCATTGTCAAGATCGACTTTACCGACCGGCAGCCGTTTAACAGCTGGCAGAAACTGGCGCCCCATGAATATGGCTTTTACGCCAATGTGGACCCCAATGTGGATCATCCCCGCTGGTCCCAGGCCAAGGAACGCAGGATCGGTGAATTTTTCCGCCGGGACACGCTGCCGTTCAACGGCTATGGCGAGGAAGTGGCGCATCTGTATGCGGGCCTGAACCCGGAAAAGCTCTATTGA